A stretch of DNA from Glycine max cultivar Williams 82 chromosome 18, Glycine_max_v4.0, whole genome shotgun sequence:
TAGTcaaatttctcttttattataaaaaatgtgggTTCTTTATTAGACCCCAAGAGTGTTATTCAATGATTTATGAGATAATGTGAAAAATAAGTACATAAGCACCAGTGTGCAAGTATGATGACCGtaaatcagtaaaaaaaaatagtaaaatggaTGCCTCGAGATTATGCAAGAGTACACTCCtttttgcattttaattattttacacacTACACTCCTTTTTATCTCTTTAACTTTtccttacatatatatattttttcttttttttttatcttgttctTAATTTCTACCAGGGCTGTACACGCTCTTTGGAGTgtcaaacaattattttttatataaagttttattttgggcTGTATACACTCTTGTATAAAGTGTATTGATAAAGTGAAAATAGATGTGGTGctaaaaatattcataagtCACTTTTGAGACTTTAACTATTGAAGCAAATTTCCTGTTTTGATCAGTGTCCACTATAaacctttatatatattttcttttctcttagaTTTCAGTAAAATTTCAGATCTAGTTTTGAAGTGTACTGGCCTAAAATTCTGAGTtacaaaaaatgaaagttaTGCATTGATATGAGTTCTACCTATGTAAAAAATCTTTATACTAGATTCTATCCTACCTATTTTCCACCTAGTGAAACTTCTATCGCTTTTTAGGGttgtctaaaatattttattagaccTTTGTAGCTGTGATATATCTAGAGAACATGTTTGACTCTTAAGTgtagacattttttttctcttataatttcCTTACAGAAACCATCCACTTTCTGTGTTCTTAGTCTTATTTGTGAATATACCTTTGccgtaaataaataaataatttaaagaatacCTTTGTATGAGGCTAGAAAAGTTATAGGCATCCCTTTGAACGCTTCCTGTGAGCTCATTGGACGCCCTAATTTGTCCATCAAACGCAaactattctaattaaattacaGGAGATCTTGATTGGAGAGTGGTTTTGCTTGTTAGAACTATGCAGTTTCCATTAAATGGTATCTCAGTACTACAACTACCATGCAGGGGAGATTGGTGTAGATAAATTTATCGATAAGGCTTCCACTTGATAAGGCTTCCactgatataattattttacttagaTCTACAAAAACCAGATAGATGGCTAGAAATTTCTATGTAAAGACCAAAGAATTTATGCAACTTATTGTATCAACCCCACAATTTAGTTGGTTACGCTAGGCCAAGTACTTAACAATGAAATGTTAAAGTCAATATTGAGAGTTCTTGAATGTGATCCAGATTCAATTAGTGGGATGgttaaaatttctttatataagaaaattaaaacatgaagCAGTTTCTGCCAGTAGGTAGAAAATCAGCATTATAAAAAGTAGTGTATCTGACCTGTCAGACATTAAATTGTCTTTGTTACATGAAATACAAATGCCTATAATCAGTACCACATCAGTAATCTGCTAAAGCAATCTAAGTACATTTCAGTTCTTGAAGTTATCATCCTATTATTAATGATTGGAAGAGAagttaaataagaaaaagaaagtaaacaGAATTGCTGCTGTTGTAATAAGAAAGTGAACAAAATAAAGATTGAATACTTGCATCTTGAGTTAgctccttaatttttttcttgtactTATAAGTGAACAGCCAGTCAAGGGTGTAGTGTACTTAATCAGATTGGATATTTATTTTGTCCACCGCTGGATATCGATCCATAATGTTTAAAAACGTTCTGACAAAGTCATCGTTAAGTCTTGAGCGCATGGACTCCGAAGTGCTAacctatataattattatttggttAGAATACAAAATATGTAGCTGACAATATATCATAGTGGTTCATAAATTCAGTTCACTCTGAGAAAGAGATGTTACAATAATTATGTACTTGATGCAGCCAAGTCTTACATAAGCTGCAAAGATGAAAACGAATGCaaacttaaataaatagttataaGATCATCCTTTACCATGCTCAATGTGGCCATCAAGAAATACATATTGTTGTCGATTTTCTCTCACAATAGATATCTTAGaattctaataaaaaacaaatattcttaatttttagtGAAAGTGTGCCAATAAAATGAAGACTTATAAATTGCATGGATTTAAGATGATTCACATGTAAGACAGCggtggaaataaaaataataataaaaacaactaaattatattttttttagaggaacaactaaattatgttaaaaatatcaaaatcattTAATTGAAAACATTTGATAGAGCGTATTAAAggattcttaataaatatactTATGATACTTGTTAGCAAGGCTCAAGAATTATATTAGGGTTGAAGTTTCTCTATTGCTTTAACTGGTGTATGCATTTAGCAAATTATCTTATACCACCAAGCTAGCCTTTagatattatataaattgacaatgattaAGATGAATAAATTTACAATAgggaaataaaaagaattatcaGAGGTTCTTAACTTGAACCTGTTAGAACAAAAGAGTGTGTTTGAATTAAGCAAAAAACATCTTGtacaaaattaaaggaatataaAAAAAGCAGCTTACATTGTACAAATTAATAACTCTAGGTTTGGACGACATTCCAGTGCGATTTTTCTTGTATCTGTTGTGAAAAATTAAGGTGGACAATTTACATTCTTCCATGTGTGTTTCATGTATATTTCAGTGTTAtactatatatatgaaattatgaatagctttatatgaatttattgtctaaaaattttgaaaacggAAACTTTCTTACAGGATGATTAGCAGATGCATGCCTAACATGTATAGTTCTGTACTTCAATCAAAGCTAAAATATCTTGAATTTTCTTCTGCACATCCTTCTCTTACAATGACCAAAGGATATAGCTAGCTAATTTAAAGGTTTTCAAcaattattaatcaatatatattgatcaaaaactaattatataaaaattgaaatcagCTAGCAAAAGAAAGGACGGTTCCTGATAAATATATTTGACCCTTATAATATCAGCCACACTTAAAATATTGGTCAGAAATTATACACGAAGCATCCTTTTTTGCCAACTGTCACATGCCCTTCTTGGCTGATATagagcaacaacaaaaaatcagTACATTGTAGAAAGGAAATATAGGACAGAAAAAGTTACAGGTAGAAAAACACAGAAAGATGCCTCCATGACCATGATGTTTCTTAGCAAAACACTAGAGACAATCATCGGATAATACTGAAAGCTAACATATTAGCTTGGATGAGGATTGGTGCACTCCTCCCAAGATTTTCCAAAAATTTGAAGCCCTAAAATCAATACATGGGATTGTAAGTATCACAAAGATATCACAAAGCGatttcaagagaaaaaaaaaattcagctaCTTGTTCATGAAAAAGAAACACTTACCTGTAGACAGATTCATGCTGGCTATTGCACAAAAGGTGGAGCGTCCATTGGCACCATTATTAGCTTCCCAATTTGGAGACAAATTGGGGAAGGAGTGGTAGTCACTGTTGTTTACACTTGCTTCCTTAGGGATCACAGCGTTTTGATGATGAATATTGGAAGACATCAAAGTGTGTTTCAACTTTCTTCTGATGACAATGGATTCCTCAATAACGTTGAAGTCATCATCTCTTGGCACTTCTCCACCCACATTTTGAGGATGAGGAGGTTGAAGGGTTGACCTTAACTGGTTCAGGATTTGAGGGTTTTCAGTTGCAGGGCACTTTTTCTTCAACTCTTGCACCTTCCCTTCGCCACTTGTGTTGCACAATACCttgctactagtcttttccctTGCTCTTGCCCTTGCTTTTTCCCTTGATTCCTTCATCTTTGCTTTAACACAATAAGCTGCAGGTTCTTTCAACTTCCCATTTTCCAAATTTATCCCATGTTGTTGTTGTAGGTCTTGTTGCTGGATAGTAGAAACTACTTCACCCTCGGAAGATGAGGAGAACTCGAAGCTTTCAACACTGTGCTTGCTTCGAGTAAGCTCCTTAATTGCCTTCTTGGACTTTGTGAAGAGCCAGTCAAGGGTGTTGCTGGCTTTGTCAAACCCTAACATATCTTGAAGATCAAAGAACTTGCGTGCGATCTCAATGGAAAGCCTAACCCTTCTGTCCCTCAAACCCTGAGAAGTATGAATCTTGCTGTGCCTGTCTTTCTTAGTTGCTTTCTTCATTGGTTTCTTGGTGATGCCATAAAGGGCACCACCTAGATCCTGATTCAGTATTGCACAATCTGCAACTGCCCAATTGGCTAGTGTTTCTGGGATTGGAGCATGGTAATGAGAGGGTATGTAGGTAAGAGCAAGTGGATCATGAAGAAAGGTGTTGTTGCTGGAAGAAGAATTTTCAGGATGAAGGAGAGTAAAAGAAGGATAGGGtgaagtggaagaagaagatgaagggaaACGAGGGTAAGAGCCTGAGGAGGTATAATTAGTGGAAGGGAACATGTTTACATATGCAGATTTTGCAATTTCCAATGGACAGAAACCCTAGACAGGTTCTGTGGAATAATGAGGACCACACCAAACGCAGGAAGAGGGTATCTTATCTATCTTCCTAGTTTGCTTCCTTAGCTCTAGGAAtacacttttatatatatatatatatataaaaaatttctttgcaagggaaattaactatttttctaaatttaacatATACTAGAACACATACGAGGAGGGAAAAGAAAAGGGTTTGAGGAAGTGATGATGGGTTTAGGCCAATGATGGAACTTTGGTTTGCTTTGCACAGTTTCCATTAGACTGGGAATACAgctctatatatatttatttatcaggGTGTGTGTGCCGGTGCAGGACCATGCTCACAGGGGTGGGGactggagagagagagaaagagtatAGGTATGTATGAGTAACAGTAACACATAGGATAAGACACATAATTGGTGGATTGTGTGCCTCATTATGTAAAAGCAACGTAAGCAAGAGTCAAATCATTAAGCTTTTGAGCCCGTTAATATATGTGTATACGTATTGTATGGGTGTGATGCGTTGGGTTTAGGGTTAAACTTGATTTGCAGAGACTTTAGAAGAAATGAGATTAAatgcatttgttttatttttataaatagaattttgggggtaaaatgatatttataaaaacatctagattcttctttgagtaaaattaaatttgcgaatcattaaatttttcttaGAATTCATACACcgcattttaaataaaaattcaaatatagtctaaattaatttaaaagtagaTTTACGTAAACAATCATGAGTCATGACACTACCATGCATAGAGTTTAAACTCTATATTATATAACACTTTTTGTAACACTTATTTGTGTTTTTCTGttatactagtattttttttcctatctctttcttaataaaataaaaatagatataaaatattattatcaaactaagagttttttattttattttttcctttacttttattatatctttttttaacagttttgttattttaatttatttatttttttacttggaGGAGATGCAGGTATAgatgtcaaaaaaatattatacttttacaaatatacaaataaacaTTACAGCTGAGTCACAGATTGCAAAAGATAATATGTTTTCAAAAAGGttgcaattaaattttattcaatatatagCTTAACACAATAGTCATGTATTAACTCTTTACATTTCTGTGCATTTCACGAGTCCTACAACTAGTACTTAATCGGTACTTGTACAATTTTGCCTTAATCAACGTCAAATGTGTTGAAAATCATTCttaattaatgaaagaaagTCGCTAATTGTAAAAATTTGTGTTCTTTTGACTGGGTCGTAGTATCACCTACTGTCATTTTCAATCTAGCTAGAAAGCTCTTTCAATGTCTGACACGCATACATTGCTTTGCTGCACAGCGGGGTGGGGGTTACTTCTTCCTTCTCTGCACTCGACACAAATTACGAATATTTTTTACTAGTGAAATAGTA
This window harbors:
- the LOC100786452 gene encoding transcription factor CYCLOIDEA; this translates as MFPSTNYTSSGSYPRFPSSSSSTSPYPSFTLLHPENSSSSNNTFLHDPLALTYIPSHYHAPIPETLANWAVADCAILNQDLGGALYGITKKPMKKATKKDRHSKIHTSQGLRDRRVRLSIEIARKFFDLQDMLGFDKASNTLDWLFTKSKKAIKELTRSKHSVESFEFSSSSEGEVVSTIQQQDLQQQHGINLENGKLKEPAAYCVKAKMKESREKARARAREKTSSKVLCNTSGEGKVQELKKKCPATENPQILNQLRSTLQPPHPQNVGGEVPRDDDFNVIEESIVIRRKLKHTLMSSNIHHQNAVIPKEASVNNSDYHSFPNLSPNWEANNGANGRSTFCAIASMNLSTGLQIFGKSWEECTNPHPS